A window of Corvus cornix cornix isolate S_Up_H32 chromosome 4, ASM73873v5, whole genome shotgun sequence contains these coding sequences:
- the REEP1 gene encoding receptor expression-enhancing protein 1 isoform X3, which produces MVSWIISRLVVLIFGTLYPAYYSYKAVKSKDIKEYVKWMMYWIIFALFTTAETFTDIFLCWFPFYYELKIAFVAWLLSPYTKGSSLLYRKFVHPTLSSKEKEIDDCLIQAKDRSYDALVHFGKRGLNVAATAAVMAASKGQGALSERLRSFSMQDLSTIRGDSSSTVPPSVTVRTSSKQSQPKPSRSASEGTGSSGTA; this is translated from the exons gcTTATATTTGGCACACTTTACCCTGCATATTATTCTTACAAAGCCGTGAAATCAAAGGACATCAAAGAATAT GTCAAATGGATGATGTACTGGATCATATTCGCGCTCTTCACGACAGCAGAGACATTCACGGATATCTTTCTTTGCTG GTTTCCATTCTACTATGAACTCAAAATAGCTTTTGTAGCTTGGCTTCTGTCTCCATACACAAAAGGCTCCAGCCTCTTGTACAGGAAATTTGTCCATCCAACACtgtcttcaaaagaaaag GAGATCGATGACTGCCTCATCCAGGCAAAAGACCGGAGCTACGATGCCCTTGTGCACTTTGGGAAGCGGGGGCTGAACGTCGCAGCCACGGCAGCCGTCATGGCAGCTTCAAAG GGACAGGGAGCCCTGTCTGAGAGACTACGGAGCTTTAGCATGCAGGATCTCTCGACGATTCgtggagacagcagcagcactgttcCCCCTTCAGTCACTGTACGAACAAGTAGCAAACAGAGCCAGCCAAAACCATCCAGAAGTGCATCAGAAGGCACTGGCAGCTCAG gcACCGCCTAG
- the REEP1 gene encoding receptor expression-enhancing protein 1 isoform X4 produces MVSWIISRLVVLIFGTLYPAYYSYKAVKSKDIKEYVKWMMYWIIFALFTTAETFTDIFLCWFPFYYELKIAFVAWLLSPYTKGSSLLYRKFVHPTLSSKEKEIDDCLIQAKDRSYDALVHFGKRGLNVAATAAVMAASKGQGALSERLRSFSMQDLSTIRGDSSSTVPPSVTVRTSSKQSQPKPSRSASEGTGSSVCTCCSVCRLLRGEISVDNRYEKPPETNCETKGSVFSDDEDNDCASMNKRPKKKDQPLEAPPRTLRPRFRKKSTSSSATETM; encoded by the exons gcTTATATTTGGCACACTTTACCCTGCATATTATTCTTACAAAGCCGTGAAATCAAAGGACATCAAAGAATAT GTCAAATGGATGATGTACTGGATCATATTCGCGCTCTTCACGACAGCAGAGACATTCACGGATATCTTTCTTTGCTG GTTTCCATTCTACTATGAACTCAAAATAGCTTTTGTAGCTTGGCTTCTGTCTCCATACACAAAAGGCTCCAGCCTCTTGTACAGGAAATTTGTCCATCCAACACtgtcttcaaaagaaaag GAGATCGATGACTGCCTCATCCAGGCAAAAGACCGGAGCTACGATGCCCTTGTGCACTTTGGGAAGCGGGGGCTGAACGTCGCAGCCACGGCAGCCGTCATGGCAGCTTCAAAG GGACAGGGAGCCCTGTCTGAGAGACTACGGAGCTTTAGCATGCAGGATCTCTCGACGATTCgtggagacagcagcagcactgttcCCCCTTCAGTCACTGTACGAACAAGTAGCAAACAGAGCCAGCCAAAACCATCCAGAAGTGCATCAGAAGGCACTGGCAGCTCAG TGTGCACATGTTGCTCGGTATGCCGACTCCTCAGAG GTGAAATAAGCGTGGACAATAGGTATGAGAAGCCACCTGAGACAAACTGTGAAACAAAAGGCTCAGTGTTCTCAGATGATGAAGACAATGATTGTGCATCCATGAACAAAAGGCCCAAAAAGAAGGATCAACCCCTTGAG gcACCGCCTAGGACCCTTAGACCTCgcttcaggaagaaaagtaCCTCGTCCTCTGCCACTGAAACAATGTGA
- the REEP1 gene encoding receptor expression-enhancing protein 1 isoform X1, protein MMYWIIFALFTTAETFTDIFLCWFPFYYELKIAFVAWLLSPYTKGSSLLYRKFVHPTLSSKEKEIDDCLIQAKDRSYDALVHFGKRGLNVAATAAVMAASKGQGALSERLRSFSMQDLSTIRGDSSSTVPPSVTVRTSSKQSQPKPSRSASEGTGSSVCTCCSVCRLLRGEISVDNRYEKPPETNCETKGSVFSDDEDNDCASMNKRPKKKDQPLEVLPYCQGCSFCDIP, encoded by the exons ATGATGTACTGGATCATATTCGCGCTCTTCACGACAGCAGAGACATTCACGGATATCTTTCTTTGCTG GTTTCCATTCTACTATGAACTCAAAATAGCTTTTGTAGCTTGGCTTCTGTCTCCATACACAAAAGGCTCCAGCCTCTTGTACAGGAAATTTGTCCATCCAACACtgtcttcaaaagaaaag GAGATCGATGACTGCCTCATCCAGGCAAAAGACCGGAGCTACGATGCCCTTGTGCACTTTGGGAAGCGGGGGCTGAACGTCGCAGCCACGGCAGCCGTCATGGCAGCTTCAAAG GGACAGGGAGCCCTGTCTGAGAGACTACGGAGCTTTAGCATGCAGGATCTCTCGACGATTCgtggagacagcagcagcactgttcCCCCTTCAGTCACTGTACGAACAAGTAGCAAACAGAGCCAGCCAAAACCATCCAGAAGTGCATCAGAAGGCACTGGCAGCTCAG TGTGCACATGTTGCTCGGTATGCCGACTCCTCAGAG GTGAAATAAGCGTGGACAATAGGTATGAGAAGCCACCTGAGACAAACTGTGAAACAAAAGGCTCAGTGTTCTCAGATGATGAAGACAATGATTGTGCATCCATGAACAAAAGGCCCAAAAAGAAGGATCAACCCCTTGAGGTACTTCCGTATTGTCAAGGCTGCTCCTTCTGTGACATTCCTTGA
- the REEP1 gene encoding receptor expression-enhancing protein 1 isoform X2, translating to MVSWIISRLVVLIFGTLYPAYYSYKAVKSKDIKEYVKWMMYWIIFALFTTAETFTDIFLCWFPFYYELKIAFVAWLLSPYTKGSSLLYRKFVHPTLSSKEKEIDDCLIQAKDRSYDALVHFGKRGLNVAATAAVMAASKGQGALSERLRSFSMQDLSTIRGDSSSTVPPSVTVRTSSKQSQPKPSRSASEGTGSSVCTCCSVCRLLRGERS from the exons gcTTATATTTGGCACACTTTACCCTGCATATTATTCTTACAAAGCCGTGAAATCAAAGGACATCAAAGAATAT GTCAAATGGATGATGTACTGGATCATATTCGCGCTCTTCACGACAGCAGAGACATTCACGGATATCTTTCTTTGCTG GTTTCCATTCTACTATGAACTCAAAATAGCTTTTGTAGCTTGGCTTCTGTCTCCATACACAAAAGGCTCCAGCCTCTTGTACAGGAAATTTGTCCATCCAACACtgtcttcaaaagaaaag GAGATCGATGACTGCCTCATCCAGGCAAAAGACCGGAGCTACGATGCCCTTGTGCACTTTGGGAAGCGGGGGCTGAACGTCGCAGCCACGGCAGCCGTCATGGCAGCTTCAAAG GGACAGGGAGCCCTGTCTGAGAGACTACGGAGCTTTAGCATGCAGGATCTCTCGACGATTCgtggagacagcagcagcactgttcCCCCTTCAGTCACTGTACGAACAAGTAGCAAACAGAGCCAGCCAAAACCATCCAGAAGTGCATCAGAAGGCACTGGCAGCTCAG TGTGCACATGTTGCTCGGTATGCCGACTCCTCAGAG GGGAAAGAAGCTGA